A window of the Azospirillum formosense genome harbors these coding sequences:
- a CDS encoding prohibitin family protein yields the protein MADQAFTYDDADATPQPKSRLRALLGNWYDEHRRSLLCTLLVGILIFLYFAPSIVVFIPAGHGGVLWKRFHQGTQMGPALAEGVHVIFPWDKIEVYDLRLQEDTRSYSAIANDGLNVSIEITVRYRPYAEMLAALHKNVGPNYLEVLLVPEVGSVSREIVSRFKADELYAHRRLRVQTETFEQVADRVMYAQIIGAEDTPKPDGRTKTGYLLIQDILIRNVSLPEAIMVSIERKIQQDQAAQEYQFRLQRELFESQRKQLEGQGIRAFQETVQANLTENYLRWRGIEATLELAHSPNAKIVVIGNAASGGLPLILDAASGQGATLPMPGAPAPGAPQAGAATVTMPSGLPVPPAAQLPSLSGEGTPGQVPVAQMPSLNTAGAEPAPSAAGHAPTAPVPGVKPQAAGGAAGAASGPAKDGKAAAAPILSTMSPSRLLDLIQPK from the coding sequence ATGGCTGACCAGGCCTTCACCTACGACGACGCCGACGCGACGCCGCAGCCGAAGTCGCGCCTGCGCGCGCTGCTCGGCAACTGGTACGACGAGCACCGCCGGTCGCTGCTGTGCACGCTGCTGGTCGGCATCCTGATCTTCCTCTACTTCGCGCCGTCGATCGTCGTCTTCATCCCCGCCGGCCACGGCGGCGTGCTGTGGAAGCGCTTCCATCAGGGCACCCAGATGGGTCCGGCCCTGGCCGAGGGCGTGCACGTCATCTTCCCCTGGGACAAGATCGAGGTCTACGACCTGCGCCTGCAGGAGGACACCCGCTCCTACTCGGCCATCGCCAACGACGGCCTGAACGTCAGCATCGAGATCACGGTGCGCTACCGCCCCTACGCGGAGATGCTGGCCGCCCTGCACAAGAACGTCGGGCCGAACTACCTGGAAGTGCTGCTGGTGCCGGAGGTCGGGTCGGTCTCGCGCGAGATCGTGTCGCGCTTCAAGGCCGACGAGCTGTACGCCCACCGCCGCCTGCGCGTTCAGACCGAGACCTTCGAGCAGGTCGCCGACCGCGTGATGTACGCCCAGATCATCGGGGCCGAGGACACGCCGAAGCCCGACGGGCGGACCAAGACCGGCTACCTGCTGATCCAGGACATCCTGATCCGCAACGTCTCGCTGCCCGAGGCGATCATGGTGTCGATCGAGCGCAAGATCCAGCAGGACCAGGCCGCCCAGGAATACCAGTTCCGCCTGCAGCGCGAGCTGTTCGAGAGCCAGCGCAAGCAGCTCGAAGGCCAGGGCATCCGCGCCTTCCAGGAGACGGTGCAGGCCAACCTGACCGAGAACTACCTGCGCTGGCGCGGCATCGAGGCGACGCTGGAGCTGGCCCATTCGCCCAACGCCAAGATCGTCGTCATCGGCAACGCCGCCAGCGGCGGGCTGCCCCTGATCCTCGACGCCGCCTCGGGCCAGGGCGCCACCCTCCCGATGCCGGGCGCCCCCGCACCCGGCGCGCCGCAGGCGGGGGCCGCGACGGTCACCATGCCGAGCGGCCTGCCGGTGCCGCCCGCCGCGCAGCTCCCCTCGCTGAGCGGCGAGGGCACCCCCGGACAGGTGCCGGTCGCCCAGATGCCCAGCCTGAACACCGCGGGCGCCGAACCCGCGCCGTCCGCGGCGGGCCACGCGCCGACGGCGCCGGTCCCCGGCGTCAAGCCCCAGGCGGCGGGTGGTGCCGCGGGGGCCGCCAGCGGACCAGCCAAGGACGGGAAGGCCGCGGCGGCCCCCATCCTGTCGACCATGTCGCCGTCCCGCCTGCTCGACCTCATCCAGCCCAAGTGA
- a CDS encoding ATP-binding cassette domain-containing protein codes for MSKSKTSKRAAPSRPVSALLPLIGLADREILTRLVVTGCVAAAANLISLMSLSAELNGWMRGEVLDTPFLIFCLALLVSYSFSKRFVGLVLTTGFSALAGVRRRFLQTVTLGNHADILDMQARRSFDLGNHHLERIAALLPNLSIAANMMLVAVVAYLYLWTLTTVGATLLLVAGAMIGGWYVREAQRTRALLGQAKESEVRMLQGFSEIVGGNAEIKLGKARRDELAQAVEADVAQWEDLKRRHGRNLGELFSWIATIVIGFSAVFVFIFPRMGALSAAELPLVTSVILFLARPLSKFLNAVPDYIAAEDAANQLTTLLAAMPAAEYAPSKLARAPRRFSAIELRNVRFAYRAGLRPEPFVIGPIDMTIPAGSVVGIVGANGSGKSTLLRVIPLLFRPDEGQVLLDGQAVEGDRLESYRDLFCAVFQDHHLFTRLPQGPTFDAELFREMLAYLKIDHLVPETGDGLLNRDLSKGQRRRVALAVAVAEGRPIIILDEWTSDQDAEFRTRFTNEIIGKLRALGRTVIFVSHDGNAASVCDVTIHMTNGHMTNGQTGTPADKAASRPATALLQETA; via the coding sequence ATGAGCAAAAGCAAGACAAGCAAGCGTGCCGCCCCCAGCCGGCCCGTCTCGGCCCTGCTGCCCCTGATCGGGCTGGCCGACCGTGAGATCCTGACCCGGCTGGTGGTCACCGGCTGCGTCGCCGCCGCCGCCAACCTCATCAGCCTGATGAGCCTCAGCGCCGAGCTGAACGGTTGGATGCGCGGCGAGGTGCTGGACACGCCCTTCCTGATCTTCTGCCTGGCGCTGCTGGTCTCCTACAGCTTCAGCAAGCGCTTCGTCGGGCTGGTGCTGACCACCGGCTTCAGCGCGCTGGCCGGGGTGCGGCGGCGCTTCCTGCAGACCGTCACGCTGGGCAACCACGCCGACATCCTCGACATGCAGGCCCGCCGCTCCTTCGACCTCGGCAACCACCATCTGGAGCGCATCGCGGCGCTGCTGCCCAACCTGTCGATCGCCGCCAACATGATGCTGGTGGCGGTCGTGGCCTACCTCTACCTGTGGACGCTGACCACCGTGGGCGCGACGCTGCTTCTGGTGGCCGGCGCGATGATCGGCGGCTGGTACGTGCGCGAGGCGCAGCGGACCCGTGCCCTCCTCGGCCAAGCCAAGGAGTCCGAGGTGCGGATGCTCCAGGGCTTCTCCGAGATCGTCGGCGGCAACGCCGAGATCAAGCTGGGCAAGGCGCGGCGCGACGAGTTGGCCCAGGCGGTCGAGGCCGACGTCGCCCAATGGGAGGACCTGAAGCGGCGCCACGGGCGCAATCTGGGCGAGCTGTTCTCCTGGATCGCCACCATCGTCATCGGCTTCTCCGCGGTCTTCGTCTTCATCTTCCCGCGCATGGGCGCGCTGTCGGCGGCGGAGCTGCCGCTGGTCACCTCGGTCATCCTGTTCCTCGCCCGGCCGCTGTCGAAGTTCCTCAACGCCGTGCCCGACTACATCGCGGCGGAGGATGCGGCGAACCAGCTCACCACCCTGCTGGCCGCCATGCCGGCGGCGGAGTACGCGCCGTCGAAGCTGGCCCGCGCGCCGCGCCGCTTCTCCGCCATCGAGCTGCGCAACGTGCGCTTCGCCTACCGCGCCGGGCTGCGGCCCGAGCCCTTCGTGATCGGTCCCATCGACATGACCATCCCGGCGGGCAGCGTCGTCGGCATCGTCGGCGCCAACGGGTCGGGCAAGTCCACCCTGCTGCGCGTCATCCCGCTGCTGTTCCGCCCGGACGAGGGGCAGGTGCTGCTCGACGGGCAGGCGGTGGAGGGCGACCGGCTGGAATCCTACCGCGACCTGTTCTGCGCGGTGTTCCAGGACCACCACCTGTTCACCCGCCTGCCGCAGGGGCCGACCTTCGACGCGGAGCTGTTCCGCGAGATGCTGGCCTATCTCAAGATCGACCATCTGGTTCCGGAGACCGGCGATGGCCTGCTGAACCGCGACCTCTCCAAGGGCCAGCGCCGCCGCGTCGCCCTGGCCGTCGCGGTCGCGGAGGGGCGTCCGATCATCATCCTCGACGAATGGACGTCCGACCAGGACGCCGAGTTCCGCACCCGCTTCACCAACGAGATCATCGGCAAGCTGCGGGCGCTCGGCCGCACCGTGATCTTCGTGTCGCACGACGGCAACGCCGCGTCGGTCTGCGACGTGACCATTCACATGACCAACGGCCACATGACGAACGGGCAGACGGGCACGCCGGCCGACAAGGCCGCGTCCCGCCCCGCCACGGCTTTGCTCCAGGAGACCGCGTGA
- a CDS encoding ATP-binding cassette domain-containing protein, with protein MDLWRILRRDALRNMQPLMLLAVLAAALNLALLTSLNSALVIMDDPEGLQRLLFIFLLSAFSWRFAQGWMMSAASKRMQAALAVLRVDLLRRAVAADLPDAMAVGSTRLAQVAGPELQLLAQAVPTLVISFQSVAAILLCLLYLATLSNAAVLIVLGFLTVGGVLITRSVLRLERLSETIHEAEGALSERSDHILQTLRECKLNRRRAANALSDATACAEALRKERHRFGAEYSHYFTLSELTYYAALAGIIFLLPAVTSTDIATVVLAGHAAAFIAYPVITIVASYPSYISAETAARSYLAVEAELKAPPRPAQRRVKDAPPTGFGDFSTIALDGASYRHPGRDGTGSFTVGPIDLTVERGNVVFVTGHNGAGKSTLIHMLLGLYPAQRGSLTVDGAVVTADTLGSYRDLFSVVFSDNHVTRQLYGAVSLEDGFADELLDLLEMSDKVAVEGRAFTTVDLSQGQKKRLALAAALLERKPVLVLDEWAADQSPYFRRKFYREIIPWMKARGITVIAVTHDDAYFDAADVQIQVEQGGIRRLDTPALPAPDLLPA; from the coding sequence ATGGATCTCTGGCGCATCCTGAGACGCGACGCCCTGCGCAACATGCAGCCGCTGATGCTGCTGGCGGTGCTGGCGGCGGCCCTCAACCTCGCCCTGCTGACCTCGCTGAACAGCGCTCTGGTCATCATGGACGATCCGGAGGGGTTGCAGCGTCTGCTGTTCATCTTCCTGCTGTCCGCCTTCTCCTGGCGGTTCGCCCAGGGCTGGATGATGAGCGCGGCGTCCAAGCGGATGCAGGCGGCGCTGGCGGTTCTGCGCGTCGACCTGCTGCGCCGCGCGGTGGCCGCCGACCTGCCCGATGCCATGGCGGTCGGGTCCACCCGCCTCGCCCAGGTCGCCGGGCCGGAGCTTCAGCTTCTCGCCCAGGCGGTGCCGACGCTGGTCATCAGCTTTCAGTCGGTCGCGGCGATCCTCCTCTGCCTGCTCTACCTCGCCACCCTGTCGAACGCCGCGGTGCTGATCGTGCTGGGCTTCCTGACGGTCGGCGGCGTCCTGATCACCCGCTCCGTCCTGCGGCTGGAGCGGCTGTCGGAGACGATCCACGAGGCCGAGGGCGCGCTGTCGGAACGGTCGGACCACATCCTGCAGACCCTGCGCGAGTGCAAGCTGAACCGCCGCCGCGCCGCCAACGCGCTGTCCGACGCCACCGCCTGCGCCGAGGCGCTGCGCAAGGAGCGCCACCGCTTCGGCGCCGAGTACAGCCACTACTTCACGCTGAGCGAGCTGACCTATTACGCGGCGCTGGCCGGGATCATCTTCCTGCTGCCGGCGGTGACGAGCACCGACATCGCGACCGTCGTGCTGGCCGGCCACGCCGCCGCCTTCATCGCCTACCCGGTCATCACCATCGTCGCCTCCTACCCCTCCTACATCAGCGCCGAGACCGCCGCCCGGTCGTATCTGGCGGTGGAGGCGGAGCTGAAGGCGCCGCCGCGCCCTGCGCAGCGCCGGGTCAAGGACGCGCCGCCGACCGGTTTCGGCGACTTCTCCACCATCGCGCTCGACGGCGCGTCGTACCGCCACCCCGGACGCGACGGCACCGGCTCCTTCACCGTCGGTCCCATCGACCTGACGGTGGAGCGCGGCAACGTCGTCTTCGTCACCGGCCACAACGGCGCCGGCAAGAGCACGCTGATCCACATGCTGCTCGGCCTCTACCCGGCGCAACGCGGCAGCCTGACGGTGGACGGCGCGGTGGTGACGGCGGACACGCTGGGCTCCTACCGCGACCTGTTCTCCGTCGTCTTCTCCGACAACCACGTCACCCGCCAGCTCTACGGCGCGGTGTCGCTGGAGGACGGCTTCGCCGACGAGCTGCTCGACCTGCTGGAGATGTCGGACAAGGTGGCGGTCGAAGGCCGCGCCTTCACGACGGTGGACCTGTCGCAGGGGCAGAAGAAGCGCCTCGCGCTGGCCGCCGCCCTGCTGGAGCGCAAGCCCGTGCTGGTGCTCGACGAATGGGCCGCCGACCAGTCCCCCTACTTCCGGCGGAAATTCTACCGCGAGATCATTCCCTGGATGAAGGCGCGCGGCATCACCGTGATCGCCGTGACCCACGACGACGCGTATTTCGACGCCGCCGACGTGCAGATCCAGGTGGAGCAGGGCGGTATCCGCCGGCTCGACACCCCCGCCCTTCCGGCCCCCGACCTGCTGCCCGCCTGA
- a CDS encoding DUF697 domain-containing protein — MVDRKKRAQELIKYHSYASGAFGLIPVPGADVAAVSVAQLNLIHKLAKLYEIEFAQERTRAIIGALMGGVMPGALSSSVLGSAVKAVPFIGTALGVAVMPALSLAATQALGRVFAQHFETGGTLLDFDVEAMREHFRKEFEAARNEAAKDEAGEAPAAAPQMEEQPVQKAG; from the coding sequence ATGGTAGACCGCAAGAAGCGCGCCCAGGAACTGATCAAGTACCACAGCTACGCCTCGGGCGCCTTCGGACTCATCCCCGTTCCCGGCGCGGACGTCGCCGCGGTCAGCGTGGCCCAGCTCAACCTGATCCATAAGCTCGCCAAGCTCTATGAGATCGAGTTCGCGCAGGAGCGCACCCGCGCGATCATCGGCGCGCTGATGGGCGGCGTCATGCCCGGCGCGCTCAGCTCCAGCGTGCTCGGCTCCGCCGTGAAGGCCGTTCCGTTCATCGGCACCGCCCTGGGCGTCGCCGTCATGCCGGCCCTGTCTCTGGCCGCCACCCAGGCGCTCGGCCGCGTGTTCGCGCAGCATTTCGAGACCGGCGGCACGCTGCTGGACTTCGACGTCGAGGCGATGCGCGAGCATTTCCGCAAGGAGTTCGAGGCCGCCCGGAACGAGGCCGCCAAGGACGAGGCCGGCGAGGCTCCGGCCGCCGCGCCGCAGATGGAAGAGCAGCCGGTCCAGAAGGCCGGCTAA
- a CDS encoding transporter substrate-binding domain-containing protein: MTAATASVLRPALRLLLPVLLALFAAVLPARAEYWTIASEDHFPPYNYSFNGTRTGIDTEIVVALLKELTITPVHRPLSWTEVVRSMDENTADVGFQFIASPARFAQYNMIGPFRTGTTVFMVRKDSPIAFERLEDLTPYRIGVVDGFAYAPDFDAATYLEKIPSSSNVVNFRRLILGRVDVIVGDLHVLNHMAKQDGRLKDVRVLPKPLGLIPRYIAMPKARKEKAERLQAAFVKLRDNGTITRILDSWLAE; encoded by the coding sequence ATGACGGCGGCGACGGCGTCCGTCCTCCGCCCGGCGCTGCGGCTCCTGCTGCCGGTCCTGCTGGCGCTGTTCGCCGCGGTTCTCCCGGCGCGCGCCGAATACTGGACCATCGCGTCGGAAGATCATTTCCCGCCCTACAACTACTCCTTCAACGGCACCCGCACGGGGATCGACACCGAGATCGTCGTCGCCCTGCTGAAGGAGCTGACCATCACCCCGGTCCACCGGCCGCTGTCCTGGACCGAGGTCGTCCGGTCGATGGACGAGAACACCGCCGACGTCGGGTTCCAGTTCATCGCCTCGCCCGCCCGTTTCGCGCAATACAACATGATCGGCCCGTTCCGCACCGGCACGACCGTCTTCATGGTGCGCAAGGACTCCCCCATCGCCTTCGAGCGGCTGGAGGACCTGACCCCCTACCGCATCGGCGTGGTCGACGGCTTCGCCTACGCGCCGGACTTCGACGCCGCGACCTATCTGGAAAAGATCCCGTCGAGCAGCAACGTGGTCAACTTCCGCCGCCTGATCCTGGGCCGGGTGGACGTGATCGTCGGCGACCTGCATGTGCTGAACCACATGGCCAAGCAGGACGGGCGGCTGAAGGACGTGCGCGTCCTGCCCAAGCCGCTCGGCCTGATCCCCCGCTACATCGCCATGCCCAAGGCGCGCAAGGAGAAGGCCGAACGGCTGCAGGCCGCCTTCGTCAAGCTGCGCGACAACGGCACGATCACCCGCATCCTCGACTCCTGGCTGGCGGAGTGA